Within the Acidobacteriota bacterium genome, the region AGAAGCCCACCTGGTACACGAGCTGGGAGACGCCCACCTCCACCAGGGCGAACCGCACACCCGCCACGAGGCGCATGTAGGTGAACACCAGCAGCACGGAAACGGCGGCGCAGACGGCGAACGCCGCGTGGATGTCCACGTGATCCACCAGGTACGCCAGCAGCAGGTGAAAGCTGAAGAATGCCGCGGCGATGAAGAAGTAGTGCATGGGGTGCAGGTTGATCCCGCGCCGCGTGGTGAGCACCAGCACCAGGAAGAAGAACAGGAACAGCGACACCGGCGCCGCGGCGGTGACGGCGGCCACCCACGGCCCCGGATTCAGGCGGTGGGGCAGGCCGATGCCCACGCGGTCGTCGGTGAAGATGTTGGTGAAGCGCCAGGCCAGGCGCCAGCCGCCGTCGCGACGCTCCTTGGCAGCGGGCGAGATGCCGCCGGCGGGAAAATCGAAGCCGTCGAAGTCGGTGTCCATGGTCAGGGTGAAATCCCGGACCTGTGCGACCTTCTCGCCGAAGCGGTACCACCACTCGTCGAGGCCCTGGGAGTCATAGGCCACCTCCAGCCGGGCCTCGTCGCCCGGCGCCACCCGCGTGCGGACCCGGATCTTGCCGTCGGTCACGGGCACCTCGGTCACGGGCCGGCCGGCCACGGCCAGGCGGAAGTTGTCGAGCCGGGCGTCACCGGCGGGGAAGGGGAAGGTGATCCACACGTCGTGCGCCTCGGCGGAGGTGTTGCGGAAGCGGTAGGCCGCCTCGAACTGCACCCGGTAGGTGGCGTACCAGAGGAGGCCCTTGCGGCGGTGGTCCACCTCGAGGCGCACCTTGATGTCGCTCCCGACCAGGGGGAGGACGTGGCTCACTGCGTCCTCCTTGTGTTCCACGACCGGCTGCTTGTCCCGCCACACGGTCACTTCGCGGAGTACGCGCTCGGTGTAGCCGGCTTCCGGGGCCGGCTGGGTCTGGGGAGAGCCCCAGAGCTGACCCACGGCGTGGCGGAGCTTGTCCTGCTGACTCTCGGTCCGGTATACGATGGTGCCGCTCAGCGCCAGCCAGGCGACGGCGGTGGCGACAAAGATCAGTCCGATGGCCAGGATGCGAAAGACGGGACGCATGGTCACCTCCGGTGGAAATGTGGGCGGTCACGGGTCCCGCCGGCGCCCATCATCGCGGCCGCGTGTGAAGACAGAATGAAGTCGCGGCGAAATCGGGGGGAATTCGGGACGGCCAGATTCACCACAGAGAACGCGGCGGACATAAAGGGATTGCTCGGCTTCCATTGATCATTTTTCATCGGTCATTTTGGGAGATGAAAGGGTGAATCGGCGAATCGGAGTGTAGGAGACAGTTTCAGATCCGGGCTAAAACAAAAAAATTATGTGTCCTCTGTGCCGTTGAGGTGAAGATTGACTATCCGATGTCCACGCTATGGGGACGAGCCCCGAGCCCCGAACCCCGATGTCCGTGTTACGGGAACGAGTCTCGAGCCTCGATTACGATCATGATTCCGAATTACGAGTACGAGTACGAGTACGAGAGAGGGAGACGGTTAGCGCTTGAAGAGAAAGTGCAGGAGCGGGATCAGCCAGCCAAGGATGAACGCGGCGCCAAGGTTCATCCGTACGATCACCGGCAGGTCGCGCATGCGGCGGTAGTGTGCGTAGAGGTTCATGGCGACGGCCAGCACCAGACTCACCAGCATCCCGTAGATCCAGACGGCGTGAAAACCGAACAGGCGGAAGAACAGGATGGAGTAGGCCAGGCTGAACAGGGGCCCCGCCAGCGCGGTGGCCAGCACCAGCGTCAGGAGGACCGTCATGGTCTGGGCCAGCCGGCTGGGCGGGTCGTCAATCCGGCGGGAGGTTTTCAGGAACCCCCAACTCATCAGAACGCCCAGCAGGAAGCCGGTGGGCAGCCCGACGATGAGCAGCAGCAGCAACTGGCTCAAGATCGCTTTGATCACGGATGATGGACCTCGTTCCGAATTATATTTAAAAACATGCTATCATGCCACGAAAATGAGCGGACGGAGCCGAATCATGAACAAGCGGCCCGGACGGGCTGAACCGGCGGCAGTCGAGGAGCGCTGGTGCGAATTGTCCTGTCCGTGGGCCGAGTTCCCGGACGACGTAACTGTGGACGGCTCCCTGTCGTGCCGGACGTTTCGCGCGCTCTATTGTCGGCAACTGGGGCGCCTGGTGCCCCAGAACGCCCGCTGCGCCGCCCGTCGGGCGGCGCCGGACGCGGCGCCGCCGACAGAACGCAACTGACCCGCCCGCGGGCCGTTCCCGCCCTTGCGGGCGGGGTTGGGCAGCGCCGCCGGCGGTCCGGGCGGGGATGCGCCGCCGGGGGACGAAAGTGCTTGACACCTAGGGGGGCTTTTGCTATAGTGCCGACTCTTTCGTGCACCGGACTCCAGGTGTGGATCCGGGTAATTCGTTCAAGGAGTTGACTGTGCCGACGATCAATCAGCTCGTCCGCAAGAGCAGAGCGCAGGTCCGGAACAAGACCAAGGCGCCTGCTTTGCAGCGTTGTCCGCAGCGCCGGGGCGTGTGCACCCGTGTGTACACCACCACGCCGAAGAAGCCCAATTCCGCCTTGCGCAAGGTGGCCCGCGTCCGCCTGACCAACGGGATCGAGATCACCACCTACATCCCCGGCGAAGGCCACAGCCTTCAGGAACACAATATTGTGCTGATCCGCGGCGGCCGCGTCAAGGATCTGCCGGGCGTGCGGTACCACATCGTCCGCGGCACGCTGGACTGCGGCGGCGTCGACAAGCGGGCCAACTCCCGCTCCAAGTACGGCACCAAGCGGCCCAAGAAATAACCACAGGAACGGAGTACGAGGATGCCGAGAAGAAGAGAAGTCGCCAAGCGCGCCACCCCGCCGGATCCGATCTATAACAGCGAGCTCGTGACCAAATTCATCAACTGCATGATGGAGAAGGGCAAGAAGACCACCGCCGAGGGCAGCTTTTATGCGGCGATGGACATCATCTCCAAGAAGGCCAAGGACGATCCCCTGAAGATCTTCAAGCGGGCCGTCCAGAACAGCAAGCCCCAGGTGGAAGTCAAGACCCGCCGCGTGGGCGGCGCCAACTACCAGGTCCCCGTCGAGGTGAGCCCCACCCGGCAGCAGTCGCTGGCCATCCGCTGGCTCATCGGCTACTCCCGACAGCGCGGCGAAAAGACTATGAAGGAGCGTCTGGCCAACGAGCTGATCGACGCCTTTAACGAGCGCGGCGCCACCATCAAGAAGAAGGAAGACACCCATAAGATGGCCGAAGCCAACAAGGCGTTCGCCCACTTCCGCTGGTAATCCGCCGCTTTTTCCGCATGCAATGAGCGATCGAGCAGTCCGGCCGTCCGGACTGCATCTGTTTATCCCCCCAGCCGCGTCGCCCGGAGCGCGAGGCCCGAGCCGAAACGGGATCCCGGCCGGCCGGCTGCCGTGACACAGGAGTAATGCCGTGGCGCGCCAAACCCCTCTGGAAAAAACCCGCAACATCGGGATCATGGCCCACATCGACGCCGGTAAAACCACCACCACCGAGCGCATCCTCTTCTACACCGGGATCACCCATCGCCTCGGCGAGGTGCACGAAGGGACCGCGACCATGGACTGGATGGTCCAGGAGCAAGAGCGCGGCATCACCATCACCTCGGCCGCCACCACCTGCTTCTGGCAGGACCACCGGATCAACATCATCGACACGCCGGGCCACGTCGATTTCACCGCCGAGGTGGAGCGTTCGCTCCGTGTGCTGGACGGCGCCGTGGCCGTGTTCTGCGCCGTGGGCGGGGTGGAGCCGCAGTCCGAGACCGTCTGGCGCCAAGCCGACCGGTACAACGTGCCGCGCATCGCCTTCGTCAACAAGATGGACCGGCCCGGCGCCGATTTCATCAACTGCATGGCCATGATGCGGGCCCGCCTCGACACCGCCCCGCTGGCCGTCCAGCTGCCGCTGGGGGCCGAGGACGCCTTCCGCGGGGTGATCGACCTCGTGCGCATGAAGGCCTACATCTACGACGACGAGACGAAAGGCGCCCACTACCATGAAACCGACATCCCGGCGGAGCAACTGACCGAGGCGGAGAGCTTCCGTGAACGGCTGCTGGAGACGGCCGTCGAGATGGACGACGCGGTGCTGGGCAAGTATCTCGAGGGCGTCCCCGTCACCGAGGCGGAGCTCAAGACCTGCATCCGGAAGGGCACCGTGGCGCTCCGCTTCACCCCCGTGCTCTGCGGCGCGTCCTTCAAGAACAAGGGCATCCAGCCGCTGCTCGACGCCGTGGTGGACTACCTGCCGTCGCCCCTAGACGTGCCGCCGGTGGAGGGCCAGGACGAGCGGGGCGGGACGGTGGCGCGTCCCTGCGACGACGACGCGCCGTTCGCCGCGCTGGTGTTCAAGATCATGACCGACCCGTACGTCGGCTCCCTCGCCTTCATGCGGGTGTACAGCGGCCGGCTCGCCAACGGCACCACCGTCTACAACTCCACCCGGGGGGCCAACGAGCGGATCGGCCGGCTCCTCAAGATGCACGCCAACAAGCGCGAGGAGATCCCCGAGATCTGGGCCGGCGACATCGCCGCCGCGGTGGGTCTGAAGAAGGTGAGCACCGGCGACACCATCTGCGACCGGGACGCCCCGGTCCTGCTGGAGGCGATCGATTTCCCGGCGCCGGTCATCAGCGTGGCCATCGAGCCGAAGACCCAGGCCGACATCGACAAGATGAGCGGCGCGCTCGGCAAGCTCATGGCCGAAGACCCCACCTTCCGCGTGAAGGTGGACGACGAGACCGGCCAGACCATCATCTCCGGCATGGGCGAGCTGCACCTCGAGATCATCGTCGATCGCCTCATGCGCGAGTTCGGCGTCGAGGCGCGGGTGGGCCGCCCCCAGGTCGCCTACCGCGAGACCGTCACCAAGGCGGTCGAGGCGGAGGGCCGCTTCGTGCGCCAGACGGGCGGGCACGGCCAGTTCGGCGTGGTCAAGCTGAAGGTCGAGCCGCAGCCGGCCGGCGGCGGTTTCGAGTTTGTCAACGGCATCTTCGGCGGCACGGTGCCGCGGGAGTACATCCCCGCGGTGGAAAAGGGCATCCGCGAGGCCATGGAGAACGGTGTGCTGGCGGGCTACGAAATGGTGGATGTCAAAGTCACCCTCTATGACGGTGCCTATCACGAGGTGGATTCGTCCGAGATGGCCTTCAAGATCGCCGGTTCCATGGGCTTCAAGGAAGGGGCGCGCCGGGCCGCGCCGGTGCTGCTGGAGCCGGTGATGAAAGTGGAGGTGGTCACCCCCGAGGAGTACATGGGCGACGTGATCGGCAACATCAACGCCCGCCGCGGCCGCAT harbors:
- a CDS encoding 30S ribosomal protein S12, which translates into the protein MPTINQLVRKSRAQVRNKTKAPALQRCPQRRGVCTRVYTTTPKKPNSALRKVARVRLTNGIEITTYIPGEGHSLQEHNIVLIRGGRVKDLPGVRYHIVRGTLDCGGVDKRANSRSKYGTKRPKK
- the rpsG gene encoding 30S ribosomal protein S7, which encodes MPRRREVAKRATPPDPIYNSELVTKFINCMMEKGKKTTAEGSFYAAMDIISKKAKDDPLKIFKRAVQNSKPQVEVKTRRVGGANYQVPVEVSPTRQQSLAIRWLIGYSRQRGEKTMKERLANELIDAFNERGATIKKKEDTHKMAEANKAFAHFRW
- the fusA gene encoding elongation factor G, which gives rise to MARQTPLEKTRNIGIMAHIDAGKTTTTERILFYTGITHRLGEVHEGTATMDWMVQEQERGITITSAATTCFWQDHRINIIDTPGHVDFTAEVERSLRVLDGAVAVFCAVGGVEPQSETVWRQADRYNVPRIAFVNKMDRPGADFINCMAMMRARLDTAPLAVQLPLGAEDAFRGVIDLVRMKAYIYDDETKGAHYHETDIPAEQLTEAESFRERLLETAVEMDDAVLGKYLEGVPVTEAELKTCIRKGTVALRFTPVLCGASFKNKGIQPLLDAVVDYLPSPLDVPPVEGQDERGGTVARPCDDDAPFAALVFKIMTDPYVGSLAFMRVYSGRLANGTTVYNSTRGANERIGRLLKMHANKREEIPEIWAGDIAAAVGLKKVSTGDTICDRDAPVLLEAIDFPAPVISVAIEPKTQADIDKMSGALGKLMAEDPTFRVKVDDETGQTIISGMGELHLEIIVDRLMREFGVEARVGRPQVAYRETVTKAVEAEGRFVRQTGGHGQFGVVKLKVEPQPAGGGFEFVNGIFGGTVPREYIPAVEKGIREAMENGVLAGYEMVDVKVTLYDGAYHEVDSSEMAFKIAGSMGFKEGARRAAPVLLEPVMKVEVVTPEEYMGDVIGNINARRGRITHMEHRGSTQVVTAMVPLAEMFGYATDLRSLTQGRATYTMHFNQYEPVPAQLAEKIVGGGK